The proteins below are encoded in one region of Syngnathus acus chromosome 2, fSynAcu1.2, whole genome shotgun sequence:
- the LOC119134851 gene encoding epithelial membrane protein 3-like, protein MAFLLMFVTLLHLITLAMLFISTMEKSWWVWDGMENSDLWYNCRYDNFSGTWLCASSKETEWLHAVQVLMVLSVVFSSVSFLVFLGQLFTMSKGGLFYFTGLCQVFAGLTALSAALIYTLHNKEILQDSRELTSGHFGYCFILAWVCVPLLLCSGIIYIHLRKKE, encoded by the exons atggccttCCTGCTCATGTTTGTGACTCTGCTACATCTCATCACCCTGGCCATGCTGTTCATCTCGACTATGGAGAAG tcCTGGTGGGTGTGGGACGGGATGGAGAACTCGGATCTGTGGTACAACTGTCGGTACGACAACTTCTCAGGAACTTGGTTATGTGCGTCCTCCAAAGAAACTG AGTGGCTTCATGCAGTTCAGGTCTTGATGGTCCTCTCAGTGGTCTTCTCCTCGGTTTCCTTCTTGGTTTTTCTGGGTCAACTTTTTACCATGTCCAAGGGTGGACTCTTTTACTTTACTGGACTGTGTCAAGTGTTTGCAG GCCTGACAGCCTTGTCTGCAGCACTCATCTACACATTACACAACAAGGAAATCCTCCAGGACAGCAGAGAACTGACTTCGGGACACTTTGGCTACTGCTTCATCCTAGCCTGGGTGTGTGTGCCCCTCCTGCTCTGCAGCGGCATCATTTACATCCACTTGCGCAAGAAAGAGTGA